The Amycolatopsis camponoti genome segment GTTACGGTGACCGAAGCATCGACTTCAGGCCACAGGTGGTGAACATGGACGCGACCAGGCGGCTCATCGTCCTCCGGCACGCCAAGTCGGACTGGTCCGACAACCTTCCCGACCACGAACGCCCACTCGCTCCCCGCGGGCTCCGCGACGCGCCCAACCTGGGCCGCTGGCTCGGCGACCACGGCTACGTCCCCGATCACGTCGTCTGCTCCACCGCCCGCCGCACCAGGGAAACCTGGGAGCACGTCAGTGGCGCGCTGCCGGGGGAACCTCCCGTCGAGTACGACGAAGACCTCTACGGCGCCGGTCCCGAGGAATTCCTGGAAGCCGCGCGACGGATTCCCGGCGACGTCACCACCCTCGCCCTCGTCGGGCACGAGCCCGGGGTCAGCGAACTGACCCTGCACCTCGCCGGTTACGGGGAGGACACCCGGCTGGTCCAGGCCAAGTTCCCGACCGGCGCCGCGGCTGTGCTCGTCACCACCGACACCTGGGCGGACCTCGCCACCGCGCGGCTCGAAGCCTTCTTCCGTCCCCGCGACTGAACCCGCCAGGGCATTGCCCCCGCTGAGTTCACATGCGTACCCTCCATTCACTCACAGGGTTGACGTTCATATTTGTGAATGGAGCGGACATGATCTTCCGCCACACCGTCGTGGCTGCGCTCGCCGTGGCCGGGCTCGTCACCTCCGCGGCCGCGCCCACCGAGGCCGCTCCCGCGGCGAACGGCTGCAGCGTCCCGGTCATCGGGCCGATCTGCGCTCCGAACACCACCGTCCTCGACGGCGGCCGGCTGCTGCGGACCAAGTTCGCCGCGCTCGTCGGCGAACGGACGGCCAAGACCGCCTTGGACCACCTGCTCGCCGCCGCGAAAACCGACCTCACGACCGGGCCCTGGAGCGTCACCACCAAGAAACAGGTCCCGCCCAGCGGGGACAAGCACGACTACCTCAGCCTCGCGCCCTACTGGTGGCCGACCACCACGCCGACCGCCGAAAACCCGTGGGGCTGCCCCTTCGTCCAGAAGGACGGGCAGCGCAACCCGATCGTCGACGAGATCACCGACCACGCCTACCGCGGCGACGCCTTCGCCGCGATCTACCGCCTCGCGCTGGCCTGGTACTACACCGGGGACACGCGCTACGCCCAGCGCGCGGCCCTCGACCTGCGCACGTGGTTCCTCGACGCGGCCACGAAGATGAACCCGAACATGAACTACGCGCAGGGCATCCCGTGCAAGGTCGACGGCCGCGGCATCGGCATCATCGAATTCTCCTACACGCTGACCCAGGTCGTCGACGCCACCGCGATCCTCGCGACCGGTGCGCCCGGCTGGAGCAAGACCGACCAGGCCGGCATGACCGGCTGGTACTCACAGTTCCTGAACTGGTTGCGCACCAGCAAGAACGGCACCGACGAAGCCAAGGCGCAGAACAACCACGGCAGCTTCTACGACATGCTCGCCGCCTCGCTCGCCCTCGGTACCGGGCAGCGTGACCTGGCGAAGACGATCGTCCAGGACGCCGGCCCGAACCGCATCGCGCCGCAGGTCGACGCCGACGGCTACCAGCCGGCGGAAGCGAGCCGGACGCGCAGCTGGCACTACTCCAACTTCAACCTCGTCGCGCTGACGCGGCTCGCGCAGATCGGCAAGCACGTCGGCGTCGACCTGTGGCACTACACCGCACCCAGCGGCGCGACGCTGTTCAAGGCCGTCGACTTCCTGGTGCCGGGCGCGACGACGGGACAGTGGCCGTACCCCGAACTGGACTTCCGGCCGTACGCCGCGCTGGACGTGCTGCACGCGGCAGCCGACGCCGGTGACAAAACCGCGCGGGCCGCTTTGTCGCGCGTGCCCGTCCAGCCCGGCGGCGACCTCTACCCGGTCCGGCCCGCCGCGGAACAGCTCGACGACATTTCGACGTCCTGAAGAAAGGGCCCGGCCTGGACCGGCCGGGCCCTTTCCGGGAATCAGACGCCGGCCACCTGGGAAATCCAGCTGCGATAACGCGTGATGTTCGTGTACGCCGTGTTGTTCGACCGGTCGCTGGTCGACGCGACGCCGACCTGACGCCCGGACGCGAACATCGGGCCGCCCGAGTCGCCGCCGGCCGTGATGCCGTCGACGCGGTTCGCGCACACCGCCGTGCCGCCCGTGTAGTCGCTGCAGCTGATCGAGTTGACCCGGACCGTCGCGACCTTCAGGTACCGCGACTGGCAGTTGATCTCGGAGCCGCACTGGCTGGTCGCGCCCCAGCCGTAGACCGAGACGTTCTGGCCGACCGCGACGTTCCCGACGCTGCCGAGCGGTGAGTAGGTGGCGCTCACCGACGTCGTGAGCCGGACGATCGCCAGGTCGGCGGCACCCGGGTACTTGGTGATGGTCGAGCCGGTGGCCATCGTCCCGCCGCTGGACTGGTCGAGGCTGCCGATCCGGAACGTGTACGTCCCGGCGCTGCTGACGCAGTGCTTCGCGGTCAGGATGTACTGCGGCGCGATGATCGTCGCGGTGCAGTTCTGCTGGCCGTTCACGAACAGCCGGGCCGCCCAGGGGCCGCTCGAGGCGGTGCTGCCACCGATGATCGACGGCTGGGCCTGCGGGGTGGTCTGGGCGGTCGCCGGGCCGCCGAGGCCGACGACGGCCAGCGCGGTACTCGCGGCCAGCAGCACGAACTTGCCGAATTTCACGCTCACTCCTTTTCGTGCGGAGAACCCGCACGGGAAAGCCGGTGGGGACCGAACGAGAAGAGTGTCCGAGTTTTCGGGGAATGTCCGGAACCGACGAAAGTCCGGTGGCGTCCGTATTTATTTCGCCGAGTGGACTACGTGCAGTTCCCGTACTGTTCCGCGCTCAACCCACGGGTGGAGGGCCATTTCAATCCGGAGCTTGAGGACTCCGGCGTCGCGCCGCCCTAGCGTTGCCGGCGGGAACCGGAGGGGGAGCCATGACGGCGAAGACCGAGCGGATCGCGTTGGGGACGGTGCTGGTCGTCGCGGCGGCGTTGTGGGGATGGGCGCTGAACAGGCCGTTGCAGCCTTACTACGCCGCCGCAGTGCACTCGATGTCCCACGACGTCGCGGCGTTCTTCTTCGCGGGGTTCGACCCGGCGGGGGTCGTCACGGTCGACAAGCCGCCCCTCGCGTTCTGGACCCAGACGCTCGGCGTGGCGGTGTTCGGCTTCCACACCTGGGCGATCGCGCTGGTCCAGGTCGTCGAAGGCGTGGCCGCCGTGTTCGTGCTGCACCTGGTGGTGCGCCGCTGGGCCGGCCCCCGCACCGCCCTGCTCGCCTCGGCGCTCTTCGCGCTGACGCCGATCACCGCGGCCATCAACCGCGACAACTTGCCGGACACCTTGCTGGTGCTCCTGCTGCTGCTCGCCGCCTACTGCGTCACCCGCGCGATCGAGGATGACGCGCGGTGGCTGGTGTGGGCCGGCGTGTTCGTCGGACTGGGTTTCCTCACGAAGATGCTCGCCGCGTGGATCGTGCTGCCGGGCCTGGCCATGGCGTACTTCGTCGCGGCGCCCGGCTCGCGCGGCCGGCGTCTCGCCTGGATCGGCGTCGGCGGCGGCGTGACGCTCGTCGTGTCGCTGGCCTGGCCCGTCGTCGTCACGCTGTGGCCGGGTGCGAAGCCGTTCGTCGGCAGCACCACTGACGGCTCGGTCTGGCAGCTGGCCTTCGGCTACAACGGCGTGACGCGGCTGGTCGGCGGGTCGACCGGGATCGGCGGCGGCTACGGCGCCGCGGTCGGCGCGGCACTCGGCGGCGGCGAAGGTCCGCTGCGGCTGTTCGACGCCGAGGTCGGCGGGCAGATCGCCTGGCTGCTGCCGCTCGCGCTGGTGTCCCTGGTCGTCGCGGCTTGCCGCGCCCGCGGCGCCGCGCCGGGCACGAGGGCGGGCTGGGTGCTGTGGGGCGGCTGGCTCGTCGCCGGCGCCGCGGTCTTCTCGTTCACCGGCGGCATCTTCCACGCGTACTACACCGCCGAGCTCGCGCCGGCGATCGCGTCGCTCGCGGCCGCCGGGCTCGTCACGGCTTGGCGGTGGCAGCGTTCGCCGGGGCCGGTCCGGTTCGTGCTGCCGGCCGCGGTCGCGGGGACGGCGCTGCTCGCGTTCCTCCTCCTCAGCCGGACGCCGGGCTGGCTGCCGTGGCTGCGGTACACCGTGCTCGCGCTGGCGGTGCTCGCCGTCGTCGCGGCGCTCCTGCGGGCTCCGCGCGCCGTCGTCGTCACCGGGCTGGCCGCCGTCGTCGCCGGTCCCGCGGCCTTCGTCGTCGACACCGCCTTGCGGCCGGTCAGCGTGCTGGAGACGGCCGACCCCGGTGCCGGGCCGCCGTCGACGGACGCGGTGCGCACCGTGGTCGGCATCGACACCGGCGCCGGTGCCGAGGCCGGGTACGTCCGGTTCATCGACGACGCGTACCGGCTCAGCCCTGGTCAGCGCGAGGTGCTCGCGTATGCGCAGGCCCAGGCGCCGGGGAGCGTTCTCGCCGTCGAGGGCGGGACGTACGGCGCGGACCCGTTCCTGCTGAACACGGACGCGCGCGTGGCGCCGCTGGGCGGGTACATCGGCTTCGATCCGGCGCCGTCCGCTGCCGACCTGCCGCGCTGGGTGTCGGCCGGGAAGCTCCGGTTCGTGCTGCTGCCGCACGTGTTCCTCGAGATCGGCCGCGGCGCCGCGAAACCCGTGGTGGCGGACGCGGGCGAGCTGACCCGGCGCATCGGGTGGGAGGCGACGCACTGCCGT includes the following:
- a CDS encoding ArnT family glycosyltransferase, which codes for MTAKTERIALGTVLVVAAALWGWALNRPLQPYYAAAVHSMSHDVAAFFFAGFDPAGVVTVDKPPLAFWTQTLGVAVFGFHTWAIALVQVVEGVAAVFVLHLVVRRWAGPRTALLASALFALTPITAAINRDNLPDTLLVLLLLLAAYCVTRAIEDDARWLVWAGVFVGLGFLTKMLAAWIVLPGLAMAYFVAAPGSRGRRLAWIGVGGGVTLVVSLAWPVVVTLWPGAKPFVGSTTDGSVWQLAFGYNGVTRLVGGSTGIGGGYGAAVGAALGGGEGPLRLFDAEVGGQIAWLLPLALVSLVVAACRARGAAPGTRAGWVLWGGWLVAGAAVFSFTGGIFHAYYTAELAPAIASLAAAGLVTAWRWQRSPGPVRFVLPAAVAGTALLAFLLLSRTPGWLPWLRYTVLALAVLAVVAALLRAPRAVVVTGLAAVVAGPAAFVVDTALRPVSVLETADPGAGPPSTDAVRTVVGIDTGAGAEAGYVRFIDDAYRLSPGQREVLAYAQAQAPGSVLAVEGGTYGADPFLLNTDARVAPLGGYIGFDPAPSAADLPRWVSAGKLRFVLLPHVFLEIGRGAAKPVVADAGELTRRIGWEATHCRPVPPARIGPDAVSAGVLFDCGVRP
- a CDS encoding S1 family peptidase yields the protein MAVVGLGGPATAQTTPQAQPSIIGGSTASSGPWAARLFVNGQQNCTATIIAPQYILTAKHCVSSAGTYTFRIGSLDQSSGGTMATGSTITKYPGAADLAIVRLTTSVSATYSPLGSVGNVAVGQNVSVYGWGATSQCGSEINCQSRYLKVATVRVNSISCSDYTGGTAVCANRVDGITAGGDSGGPMFASGRQVGVASTSDRSNNTAYTNITRYRSWISQVAGV
- a CDS encoding alginate lyase family protein; the encoded protein is MIFRHTVVAALAVAGLVTSAAAPTEAAPAANGCSVPVIGPICAPNTTVLDGGRLLRTKFAALVGERTAKTALDHLLAAAKTDLTTGPWSVTTKKQVPPSGDKHDYLSLAPYWWPTTTPTAENPWGCPFVQKDGQRNPIVDEITDHAYRGDAFAAIYRLALAWYYTGDTRYAQRAALDLRTWFLDAATKMNPNMNYAQGIPCKVDGRGIGIIEFSYTLTQVVDATAILATGAPGWSKTDQAGMTGWYSQFLNWLRTSKNGTDEAKAQNNHGSFYDMLAASLALGTGQRDLAKTIVQDAGPNRIAPQVDADGYQPAEASRTRSWHYSNFNLVALTRLAQIGKHVGVDLWHYTAPSGATLFKAVDFLVPGATTGQWPYPELDFRPYAALDVLHAAADAGDKTARAALSRVPVQPGGDLYPVRPAAEQLDDISTS
- a CDS encoding SixA phosphatase family protein, producing the protein MDATRRLIVLRHAKSDWSDNLPDHERPLAPRGLRDAPNLGRWLGDHGYVPDHVVCSTARRTRETWEHVSGALPGEPPVEYDEDLYGAGPEEFLEAARRIPGDVTTLALVGHEPGVSELTLHLAGYGEDTRLVQAKFPTGAAAVLVTTDTWADLATARLEAFFRPRD